DNA from Geobacter sulfurreducens PCA:
AGCCTGATCATCGTCATCGCCGGCCTCCAGGCGATCCGCAGCCTGAACGTGCGCCAGTACCCCCGCAGCGAGAACGCGGCGGTGACCGTAACCACCGTGTACGTGGGGGCCAGCGCCGACCTGGTGCGGGGCTTCGTCACCACGCCGCTGGAACGGGCCATTGCCGCGGCAGACGGCATCGAGTACATGGAGTCCCAGAGTACCCTGGGGCTTTCCACCATCAAGGTGCGCCTGAAGCTGAACTACGACGGCACCAAGGCCCTGGCCGAGATCAGCTCCAAGGTGGACCAGGTGCGCCGCGACCTGCCGCCCGAGGCGGAGGTGCCGGTCATCAACATCGAGTCGGCCGACAGCGAGTTCGCTTCGGCCTACCTGAGCTTCTCCTCAGACATCCTCCAGCAGAACGAGATCACCGACTACCTGGTGCGGATCGTCCAGCCGCGGCTTTCGGCGATCCAGGGGGTGCAGCGGGCCGACGTGCTGGGGGCCCGCACCTTTGCCATGCGGATCTGGCTGAAGCCCGACCGGATGGCGGCCCTCAACGTGAGCCCGGCCCAGGTGCGCGAGGCCCTGGCGGCCAACAACTTCCTGGCCGCCCTGGGGCGGACCAAGGGGTCCCTGATCCAGGTGAACCTCACCGCCAACACCAACCTGAACACGGTGGAGGAGTTCCGGCAGCTGGTGGTGCGGCGCCAGGACGGCGCCCTGGTGCGGCTGTCCGACATCGCCGACGTGTCGCTGGGGGCCGAGGACTATGACGCCGAGGTCCGCTTCTCGGGCCAGACCGCCGTGTTCATGGGGATCTGGCCCCTGCCCAACGCCAACTCCCTCGACGTGATCAAGCGGGTAAGGACGGAGATGGCGGCCATCCAGAGGGACCTCCCCTCGGGGCTTCAGGCCCGCGTGGCCTACGACGCCACCGATTACATCGACAACGCCATCCGGGAAGTGCTCAAGACCCTGAGCGAGACCCTGCTCATCGTCATCGTGGTGATTTTCCTCTTCCTGGGCTCCCTCCGCTCGTCCCTGGTGCCGGTGGTGGCGATCCCGGTGTCGCTCATCGGCGCCGTGTTCCTGATGCAGGCCTTCGGCTTCACCGTGAACCTGCTGACGCTCCTGGCCATCGTCCTGTCGGTGGGGCTCGTGGTGGACGACGCCATCGTGGTGGTGGAGAACGTGGAGCGGCACATGCGGGAGGGGCAGTCGCCCCTGGAAGCGGCGTTCCTCGGCGCCCGGGAGCTGGTGGGGCCCATCATCGCCATGACCATCACCCTGGCCGCCGTCTACCTCCCCATCGGCCTCCAAGGGGGGCTGACCGGCTCCCTGTTCCGGGAGTTCGCCTTTACCCTGGCCGGGGCGGTGACCATTTCCGGAGTGGTTGCCCTGACCCTGTCGCCGGTCATGTCGGCCAAGTTCCTGAAGCCGGGCGCCGGCGAGCACGGCCTGGCCGGACGGATCAGCCGCGACTTCAACCGGCTCAAGGATGCCTACGGCCGCTGGCTCGACGCCACCCTGGCCGCCCGGCCGGCAGTCTATACGGTCTGGCTGGTGGTGAGTCTCCTGGCCATCCCCATGTTCACTATGTCGGCGCGGGAGCTGGCCCCCACCGAGGACCAGGGGGTCATCTTCGGCATCCTGGACGCCTCGGCCAACTCGACCCTGGACCAGACGAGCCGCTACGCCGCCGCGGCCAACAAGGTGTTCATGGGCATCCCCGAGACCGACTTCACCTTCCAGATCACCTTCCCCAACTCGGGCTTCGGCGGCATGGTCACCAAGCCGTGGGACGAGCGGGAGCGGACCGTGTTCCAGATGATGCCCGAGGTTCAGCAAAAGCTGGCCGCCATCCCCGGCATCCAGATGTTCCCGGTGACCCCGCCGGCCCTCCCCGGAGGCGGGCAATTCCCGGTGGAGTTCATCCTGGCCTCCACCGCCGAGACCGGCCAGATCCTCGAGTTCGCCCAGAAGCTCCAGCTGAAGGCCATGCAGAGCGGCATGTTCGCCTTTCCGCCCATCATCGACGTGAAGATCGACCAGCCCGAGGCCCGGTTCGAGATCGACCGGGACAAGGTGGCCGCCCTGGGCCTCAACCTGGAACAGGTGGGGGCCGATCTGGGCGCCATGGTGGGGGGGAACTTCGTCAACCGTTTCGACATCGCCGGACGGAGCTACAAGGTCATCCCCCAGATCGAGCGGGTGGGACGCCTCAACCCCGAGCAGCTCTCGTCGGTCTACATCACCGGCCCCGAGGGTAAGCTCATCCCCCTGTCCACCGTTGCCAGCCTGAAGGAGACCGTGGTTCCCCGCTCCCTCAACCGGTTCCAGCAGCTGAACGCGGTCAAGCTGAGCGGCGTGGCCGTGCGCCCCCTGGACGAGGCGCTTCGCTTCCTGGAAGGGGAGGCGGCAAAAATCCTGCCCCAGGGATACGTGCTCGACTACACCGGCGAGTCGCGCCAGCTCCGCACCGAGGGGAACAAGTTCCTCCCGGCCTTCGCCCTGGCCATTGTCCTGATCTTCCTGGTGCTGGCGGCCCAGTTCAACAGCTTCCGGGACCCCTTCGTCATCCTGGCCGGCTCGGTCCCCCTGGCCATATTCGGGGCACTCATCTTCACCTTCCTGAAGATGCCAGACCCCAACGTGGCCTTCTGGACCCACGGCTGGACCACCACCCTCAACATCTACTCACAGGTGGGACTGGTGACCCTGGTGGGGCTGGTGTCCAAGAACGGCATCCTGATCGTGGAGTTCGCCAACCAGCCCCAGCTCCAGGGGCTGTCCAAGCACGACGCCGTACGCCAGGCAGCCATGACCCGCCTCAGGCCGATCATGATGACCACCGCGGCCACCATTGCCGGCCACTTTCCCCTGACCCTGGTCTCCGGCGCCGGCGCTGCGGCCCGGAATTCCATCGGCCTCGTGCTGGTGGGGGGGATGTTCGTGGGCACCCTCTTCACCCTGTTCGTGGTCCCCTCCATCTACATGCTGGTGGCCCGCGACCACAGCCGCGACCGGGAGCGCGAGGCGACGGTGGCGGCCGAAGGTGCGGCGACCAATCCCTGACCCCAAGGAGACACCATGAGCTACCGACCCACCCGTGACGATGCCTGGAACCTGCTCGCCGAGTACGTGCCCAGCGACAACCTGCGGCGGCACGCCCTGGCCGTGGAGGCGGTGATGCGCCACATGGCACGCAAGCGGGGCGAAGATGAGGAGATGTGGGGGATTATCGGGCTGGTGCACGACATCGACTACGAGCGCCACCCGGACGAGCACTGCGCCCATGCGCCGGAGATCCTGCGTTCCCGCGGCTGGCCCGAGGAGTACATCCGGGCGGTCCTGGCCCACGGCTGGGGCCTGTGCACCGACGTGGAGCCCCTCACCGACCTGGAGAAGACCCTCTACACCATCGACGAGCTGACGGGGCTGGTGGCGGCCGCCGCCCTGGTCCGGCCGTCCCGGAGCATCCTGGACCTGCCGGTGAAGAGCGTGCTCAAGAAGTGGAAGGACAAGGCGTTTGCCGCCGGAGCCAACCGGGGGGTCATCGAGCAGGGGGCCGCCATGCTCGGCATGGAGCCGGCCGACCTGATCGGGGAAACCATCGAGGGGATGAAACCGGCGGCCGAGGAGATCGGTCTCAGGGGCACCCTCTGACAGACTGTTGAAAAACTGGCGCAGGGACCGGATGCAAGCCGGCGGGCAGCGGAAAGCTACTGACCTGCCGGGCTGCGGCCCGCCTCCTCCAGCCGCCTGATGCTCCCTTCGAGCACGGCGTTGTTCACCCCCATCCCCATGTAGCCGGTCTGGCCGTAGGTGTCGTAGAGCGCCACCTGTCCGGCCAGGTCGGCGATATCGGCCGCCAGGTGCCGGTAGCGCTCCGGCTGACCGGCGATGCGGCAGAGCCGCTCGGCCAGGAAATCGGGCAGGTCGTTCTCCTCCCGGGCACGGGCAACGGCCCGCCGCAGTTCCTCGAAGATATCCATGCCATCCCCCCTCATTCGTCCAGCCACCGCAGGGTCCGCTTGATGTCCTCGTGGTCGTAGGCCCACTTGCAGCAGCCGGTCTCGGCGTAGGGATCGTACTCCCTCACCTGGGCCACCAGAATCTCCACCAGGTATTCCTTGCCGGCGTAGCACTCCGGGGTTCTCGCCACGGCCAGGGCCGGGTCGGCCAGCCAGTGGGGGAGCTCGCCCTGCTCGAACTGGGCGAGCGTTGCCTGTTCCAGTTCTTCGAAAACGGTCATTGAAACCTCCTCGTCATGATGCGCGGAGTCCGCGCAGGATGGAGACGACCTCGTCCCAGTCCACGGCCGGGGTCAGGTGGCACCAGGAAAGCCGCAGCGACGTCTCGACCCGCTCCGGGGAAAGCCCCATGGCGGTGAGAACGTGGCTCGGCGCCCGGGTGTGGGAGGTGCAGGCCGAGGTGCTCGACACGGCAATGACCCCCTTGAGGGCGGTGATGGCCCGGTCGGCCTCGATCCCGGCCAGGGAAAGGTTCACGGCATGGGGAAGGACGTGCTCCTGGTCGCCGTTGAGGGTCGGCTCCAGTGGGGCCAGGGCGGCCAGGAGTTTTTCCCGGAAGGCGCGGTTGGCGGCGGAGCGCGCCTCGTGGGTGCGCACCGCCAGCTTGGCTGCCTCGCCGAAACCGGCAATGAGGGGGACGGGCAGGGTTCCGGGCCGCAGCCCCTGCTCCTGGCCGCCGCCCAGCATCAGGGGCCGCAGCGGCGGAAAGGCGCGGTCCCGCTTGCGGGCGATGAGGGCGCCCACCCCCTTGGGGGCGTAGATCTTGTGGCCGCTCACGGCGATCAGGTCGATCCGCGGATTGCGCAGACCGTCGATCTCCTTGCCGAAGCCCTGGGCCGCGTCCACGTGCCAGTAGGCGCCGTGGCCGGCCAGGATCTCAGCCAGTTCGGCCAGGGGCTGGACCACGCCGGTTTCGTTGTTGACGTGCATGGTGGAAACGAGAAGGGTGTCAGGCCGGAGCGCCGCACGCAGCCGGTCAGGGTCCAGCCGCCCCGACGCCCCCACGGGGAGGAGCTCCACCTGGAATCCGCGGCGCGCCAGCTCTTCCAGCGGTTCGAGCACCGCCTTGTGCTCGACGGCCGTGCTGATCACATGACGTCGCCCGCATGCCAGGCCGTGGTCCGCCAGGCCCAGGAGCGCCAGGTTGTCGGCCTCGGTAGCCCCGCTGGTGAAGATCACCTCGTCCCGCCGGGCAGCCGCCACCTCAGCCACCTGGCCCCGGGCATGCTCAACCGCCAGCCGCGCGAACACTCCGAAATCATGAATGGGGCTCGCCGCGTTGCCGTAATCCCGCTCCATGAAGCGGGTCACCACGGCCATGACGGCCGGCTCCAGGGGGGTCGTGGCATTACAGTCCAGGTAGACGGTCATACAATCCTCCCGCTCCGAACGGTGAGTGGGGACGCGGAGCCACTGCTCTTGCCCCTGTGCTGATAGTAGGCAAGAGAACTCGATAAATACAATAGATTATTTTTATCGTCTTGATAACAGAATGCTATAATTAACCAACACCGGATGCACAGCGGACAAACACGGGATAAAGGGACTTGATCGCCTGACAACAACTGCGGGTTTCCCGCAGAAACGGTCTTTGCAAATGCAGTCACCCCTGTAACCCATACCGATCAGCTATGGTTTAACAGCATTGACCGGCTCACACCCGCACGAAAGGTCACCCATGGAAATCAGACAGTTGCGCTTTTTCATCGAGATCGCCCGGAAACTGAGCTTCACCCGGGCGGCGGAAACGCTCCACATAGCACAGCCCGCCCTGAGCACCGCCATCAGGAAGCTGGAGGACGAGCTGGGGCTTACGCTCTTCAACCGCAGCGACCGGAAGATCGCCCTCACGGCGGAGGGAGAAACATTCCTGCGCCACGCAACGGCAATCCTTGACGACGTGCGGAAGGCGGAGCGGGAGATGGCCGACATCCGTGGACTAACGGCGGGGGAGGTACGAGTGGGGGTGACTCCGATGCTCAGCACCTACTTTTTCCCGAAGATCATCGCCGGGTTCAAAAAGCGTCACCCTGCCCTGCAGCTATCGGTGTACGGTGACAGCGCCGCGCGGATTCAGCGGATGGTCGCGGGCGGAGAGCTCGATATGGGGGTTGTGGCCGGCGGTGCCATCCCGGAGGACCTGGAATACCATCATCTCCTCCATGAGGAGATCGTGGCCTGCGTTCCGGCCGATCACCCCCTGGCCGGTCGGAAGTCGGTTCCCTTTGCCGAGCTGCTGCGTGAACCGCTGATCCTCTTCAAGGAGGGATACCATCTGCGGGAACTGATCGACGAAGCCGCAGCCCACGTCGGGGAAGCCCCCCGGGCGGTGTTCGAGTCGAACCTCTTCTCTCTTATCAGGAACCTGGTCCTGGAGGGAGTCGGGATTTCATTCCTGCTGCGGATGGTGGTCGCCGACGAGAAGGATCTTGTAGCGCTGCGCTGCGACCCTCCCCTCCACCTGGATCTCTTCATCGCCTGGAAACGGCAGACAGGGCTCTCGCGGGCAAACCGCGCCTTTGCCGATTACCTCATTGACCAGACCGACGAATACTACCGGCTGTCGGAGATGTACGGCTCTTTCCCGTTGCCCTAGCTACCATTCTTGACACCTCCGGATTGCC
Protein-coding regions in this window:
- a CDS encoding efflux RND transporter permease subunit → MNITDLFIRRPVLALVVSLIIVIAGLQAIRSLNVRQYPRSENAAVTVTTVYVGASADLVRGFVTTPLERAIAAADGIEYMESQSTLGLSTIKVRLKLNYDGTKALAEISSKVDQVRRDLPPEAEVPVINIESADSEFASAYLSFSSDILQQNEITDYLVRIVQPRLSAIQGVQRADVLGARTFAMRIWLKPDRMAALNVSPAQVREALAANNFLAALGRTKGSLIQVNLTANTNLNTVEEFRQLVVRRQDGALVRLSDIADVSLGAEDYDAEVRFSGQTAVFMGIWPLPNANSLDVIKRVRTEMAAIQRDLPSGLQARVAYDATDYIDNAIREVLKTLSETLLIVIVVIFLFLGSLRSSLVPVVAIPVSLIGAVFLMQAFGFTVNLLTLLAIVLSVGLVVDDAIVVVENVERHMREGQSPLEAAFLGARELVGPIIAMTITLAAVYLPIGLQGGLTGSLFREFAFTLAGAVTISGVVALTLSPVMSAKFLKPGAGEHGLAGRISRDFNRLKDAYGRWLDATLAARPAVYTVWLVVSLLAIPMFTMSARELAPTEDQGVIFGILDASANSTLDQTSRYAAAANKVFMGIPETDFTFQITFPNSGFGGMVTKPWDERERTVFQMMPEVQQKLAAIPGIQMFPVTPPALPGGGQFPVEFILASTAETGQILEFAQKLQLKAMQSGMFAFPPIIDVKIDQPEARFEIDRDKVAALGLNLEQVGADLGAMVGGNFVNRFDIAGRSYKVIPQIERVGRLNPEQLSSVYITGPEGKLIPLSTVASLKETVVPRSLNRFQQLNAVKLSGVAVRPLDEALRFLEGEAAKILPQGYVLDYTGESRQLRTEGNKFLPAFALAIVLIFLVLAAQFNSFRDPFVILAGSVPLAIFGALIFTFLKMPDPNVAFWTHGWTTTLNIYSQVGLVTLVGLVSKNGILIVEFANQPQLQGLSKHDAVRQAAMTRLRPIMMTTAATIAGHFPLTLVSGAGAAARNSIGLVLVGGMFVGTLFTLFVVPSIYMLVARDHSRDREREATVAAEGAATNP
- a CDS encoding GSU3529 family protein, translated to MDIFEELRRAVARAREENDLPDFLAERLCRIAGQPERYRHLAADIADLAGQVALYDTYGQTGYMGMGVNNAVLEGSIRRLEEAGRSPAGQ
- a CDS encoding GSU3529 family protein codes for the protein MTVFEELEQATLAQFEQGELPHWLADPALAVARTPECYAGKEYLVEILVAQVREYDPYAETGCCKWAYDHEDIKRTLRWLDE
- a CDS encoding HDIG domain-containing metalloprotein, whose amino-acid sequence is MSYRPTRDDAWNLLAEYVPSDNLRRHALAVEAVMRHMARKRGEDEEMWGIIGLVHDIDYERHPDEHCAHAPEILRSRGWPEEYIRAVLAHGWGLCTDVEPLTDLEKTLYTIDELTGLVAAAALVRPSRSILDLPVKSVLKKWKDKAFAAGANRGVIEQGAAMLGMEPADLIGETIEGMKPAAEEIGLRGTL
- a CDS encoding cysteine desulfurase family protein, with translation MTVYLDCNATTPLEPAVMAVVTRFMERDYGNAASPIHDFGVFARLAVEHARGQVAEVAAARRDEVIFTSGATEADNLALLGLADHGLACGRRHVISTAVEHKAVLEPLEELARRGFQVELLPVGASGRLDPDRLRAALRPDTLLVSTMHVNNETGVVQPLAELAEILAGHGAYWHVDAAQGFGKEIDGLRNPRIDLIAVSGHKIYAPKGVGALIARKRDRAFPPLRPLMLGGGQEQGLRPGTLPVPLIAGFGEAAKLAVRTHEARSAANRAFREKLLAALAPLEPTLNGDQEHVLPHAVNLSLAGIEADRAITALKGVIAVSSTSACTSHTRAPSHVLTAMGLSPERVETSLRLSWCHLTPAVDWDEVVSILRGLRAS
- a CDS encoding LysR family transcriptional regulator codes for the protein MEIRQLRFFIEIARKLSFTRAAETLHIAQPALSTAIRKLEDELGLTLFNRSDRKIALTAEGETFLRHATAILDDVRKAEREMADIRGLTAGEVRVGVTPMLSTYFFPKIIAGFKKRHPALQLSVYGDSAARIQRMVAGGELDMGVVAGGAIPEDLEYHHLLHEEIVACVPADHPLAGRKSVPFAELLREPLILFKEGYHLRELIDEAAAHVGEAPRAVFESNLFSLIRNLVLEGVGISFLLRMVVADEKDLVALRCDPPLHLDLFIAWKRQTGLSRANRAFADYLIDQTDEYYRLSEMYGSFPLP